The Desulfobulbaceae bacterium genome includes a region encoding these proteins:
- a CDS encoding glucosaminidase domain-containing protein: protein MKNSYLYVLLRLVRLCRKFVFPAKMVLSQVAVASGSVQVLLNQNKKFKDCSSFKKFHAFLGLTCLGLIVSFVMLSGEGTSFAYRIGAPSTSSVDDALSLPFEAPVDTENDRNLILVSSADELIRELKEENLWDIDTLDSFPNVLVSRFPADLSEADVLDKKKAFIVSVLPAAMIVLNEVRQERQQLLDILDELGGNPADLIFSSSHPDWMNSLGKNNIVFVEALTRKYRTENAAELLSRVDVLPLSLIIAQGAIESSWGGSRFAYQANNLFGMWTWGKKGLVPLRRDPGKTHRIALYDSIIDSVRAYVLTINRVSAYDDLRQIRQQTRDSFSLSKGLLNYSERKELYVEDVKRVIETNNLRDYDDMSFSAT, encoded by the coding sequence ATGAAAAATTCATATCTGTATGTGTTGTTGCGCTTGGTGCGCTTATGTCGTAAGTTTGTTTTTCCAGCCAAGATGGTGTTGTCACAGGTTGCTGTCGCCTCTGGCTCGGTTCAAGTTTTACTCAATCAGAATAAAAAGTTTAAGGATTGCAGCTCTTTTAAAAAGTTCCATGCTTTTTTGGGTTTAACCTGCCTCGGGCTGATTGTCTCGTTTGTTATGCTGAGTGGCGAAGGGACTTCATTTGCTTACCGAATTGGTGCCCCAAGCACCTCCTCAGTTGATGACGCGCTTTCTTTGCCATTTGAGGCCCCAGTTGATACTGAAAATGATCGAAACCTTATATTGGTTTCCTCCGCTGATGAACTTATTCGTGAGCTCAAGGAGGAAAATTTATGGGATATTGATACGTTGGACAGCTTTCCAAATGTCCTGGTTTCCCGTTTTCCTGCCGATTTAAGTGAGGCAGATGTGCTCGACAAAAAGAAGGCTTTTATTGTGTCGGTGTTGCCGGCTGCAATGATCGTACTCAATGAAGTTCGTCAGGAACGCCAGCAGCTGTTGGATATTCTCGACGAACTAGGTGGCAATCCGGCAGATTTGATTTTTTCCAGTTCTCATCCTGATTGGATGAACTCACTTGGGAAGAACAATATAGTATTTGTCGAAGCTCTTACCAGAAAATATAGAACTGAAAATGCGGCAGAACTTCTTAGCCGGGTAGACGTCTTGCCGCTAAGTTTAATTATAGCCCAGGGTGCTATAGAGTCCTCATGGGGAGGTTCTCGTTTTGCCTATCAGGCCAATAATCTTTTTGGCATGTGGACTTGGGGTAAAAAAGGGCTTGTTCCACTGCGCAGAGATCCAGGTAAAACGCATCGAATAGCTCTGTATGATTCAATCATCGATTCTGTACGTGCTTACGTCTTGACTATTAACAGGGTTTCCGCTTATGATGACCTTCGTCAGATCAGGCAGCAAACTCGTGACTCGTTTTCTCTTTCAAAAGGTTTGTTGAACTACTCAGAGCGTAAGGAACTTTATGTTGAAGACGTGAAGCGTGTTATAGAGACAAACAATTTACGGGATTATGACGATATGTCCTTTAGCGCTACGTAA
- a CDS encoding tetratricopeptide repeat protein, giving the protein MGTASNSVTKQTLYIVAGIAAVVGFMAGVVFSSLQTESYPVAQNNRGPAPQATVQQGGVTPQQASQILALEQRVSTNPADANAWVQLGNTYFDASRFDKAIRAYTKYNELQPGNANVLTDLGVMYRRSGDPQQALANFESAIMADPRHEQSRFNKGIVLMYDLGDIQGAVTTWQELLTINPGAIAGNGTPISEIIADAKSKLPGAGQ; this is encoded by the coding sequence ATGGGAACAGCAAGTAACAGTGTTACAAAACAGACTCTATATATAGTTGCAGGTATAGCCGCGGTAGTCGGTTTTATGGCTGGTGTTGTCTTTAGTTCATTACAGACTGAATCGTATCCTGTGGCTCAAAACAATCGTGGCCCAGCACCACAAGCCACAGTTCAGCAAGGCGGGGTGACCCCTCAGCAGGCAAGTCAAATACTTGCTCTGGAGCAGCGTGTCTCTACCAATCCCGCCGATGCAAATGCCTGGGTCCAGTTAGGTAATACCTATTTTGATGCGTCACGTTTTGACAAAGCTATACGGGCGTATACCAAGTACAATGAGTTGCAGCCTGGAAATGCCAATGTTTTAACCGACCTCGGTGTTATGTACAGAAGAAGTGGAGATCCTCAGCAGGCATTAGCCAACTTTGAAAGTGCAATAATGGCTGACCCTCGCCACGAACAATCCCGTTTTAACAAAGGGATCGTCCTGATGTATGACTTGGGAGATATTCAGGGAGCGGTTACCACTTGGCAGGAGCTCTTAACCATAAATCCGGGTGCAATTGCCGGAAATGGTACACCTATATCTGAAATAATTGCTGATGCTAAAAGCAAGTTGCCTGGAGCTGGTCAGTAA
- the cobO gene encoding cob(I)yrinic acid a,c-diamide adenosyltransferase, translating into MERKGLIVIYTGHGKGKTTASLGQAIRGLGQGLRVCVVQFIKGKWPTGEAKFFSEFKGPVEFHTMGTGFTWDEDREQTKAMAATAWNLAKEKILSRAYDMIVLDELTYLIKYELVSEQEIIDVLLDKPECLHIIISGRDASQRLIDTADLVSEISALKHPYVSGIKAQKGIEF; encoded by the coding sequence ATGGAACGTAAAGGTCTTATTGTCATCTATACCGGGCATGGCAAAGGGAAAACAACTGCCTCTTTGGGGCAGGCCATACGCGGACTTGGTCAAGGGTTGCGGGTTTGTGTTGTTCAATTTATCAAGGGTAAGTGGCCCACTGGTGAGGCAAAGTTTTTTTCTGAATTTAAGGGGCCTGTTGAATTTCATACCATGGGCACAGGATTTACCTGGGATGAAGATAGGGAGCAGACAAAGGCAATGGCGGCTACTGCCTGGAATTTAGCCAAAGAAAAAATTCTGAGTCGTGCGTATGATATGATTGTGCTTGATGAGTTGACCTATCTGATCAAATATGAGTTGGTAAGTGAACAGGAGATCATTGATGTTTTGCTTGATAAACCAGAGTGTTTACATATCATCATTTCGGGAAGAGACGCCAGTCAGCGGCTTATTGATACGGCAGACCTTGTTTCTGAAATCAGTGCCTTAAAACATCCCTATGTCTCTGGTATAAAAGCACAAAAAGGGATAGAGTTCTAA
- a CDS encoding flavodoxin family protein, which translates to MPENQKKILILSYSFSGQTNGLLRRVASALEEAGITVIKERITTVTHLRFPVSSIPACISMMVKTFLRQRIKIAPLSTKAKRNYDLILLAGPTWSYNPSGPVLSLIDRDGPTLFKNKTVIPLISCRGYWRMHWLGLKHLLKRCGAQVPNHIVFSHPNKEPWSTVGVFLKIAGKNPERHPFLGKYYYHFGHTIDQQDEAAQFGKILANALNTGLPLESINFQTPKALP; encoded by the coding sequence ATGCCTGAGAATCAAAAAAAAATCCTCATACTCTCGTACTCTTTCAGCGGTCAAACTAACGGGTTGTTGCGTAGAGTAGCAAGCGCTCTCGAAGAAGCTGGAATCACTGTCATTAAAGAACGAATTACGACGGTCACTCATCTCCGCTTTCCAGTTTCCTCTATTCCAGCCTGTATATCAATGATGGTAAAAACGTTTTTGCGCCAGCGAATTAAAATTGCCCCGCTTTCAACTAAGGCTAAGCGGAACTACGACTTAATTCTCCTGGCTGGCCCGACATGGTCGTACAACCCGAGCGGCCCAGTTCTTTCTTTGATTGACCGCGATGGCCCAACTCTCTTTAAGAATAAAACTGTTATACCTCTAATTTCCTGCCGAGGCTATTGGCGCATGCACTGGCTTGGTCTCAAACATCTGTTAAAGCGTTGTGGCGCACAGGTTCCCAACCACATTGTCTTTTCCCACCCCAATAAAGAGCCCTGGAGCACAGTCGGCGTGTTTTTGAAGATTGCCGGAAAAAACCCGGAACGTCACCCCTTCTTAGGCAAATACTACTATCATTTTGGCCATACCATTGACCAACAGGACGAAGCTGCACAATTCGGCAAAATCTTAGCCAATGCCCTGAACACTGGCCTCCCACTGGAGAGCATAAACTTTCAGACCCCTAAGGCCCTTCCGTAA
- the hemG gene encoding protoporphyrinogen oxidase, giving the protein MDGFYDVVIIGGGLSGLSTAHFVQKHMSEATVCILEKSTRTGGAVKSFKMEGFQGEWGPHGFLDNTPESQELLRDTGLYDEAQTAPLGDFYRYVCHHGKITRLPQSLKTVLQTPLVSTLAKLRVFADLWKKPKVEDQSIGDWVAYRFGKELLPLVDAAVSGSFAGDYTRLSIDAVMPGVRKLEMEVGSVLRGLIRKKKASSKKAKLGRLPSMINFPEGMGKLIEVLTADKHIEYKTLVQGIKKNERWEIKTDRGSFFANDLVIALPVNQALQLLTPLKVPPVSCIPVSKIINVVMGFTDSAKVPYGFGYLAPERENRFTLGAMFTSHMFPDRAPAGKVLIEALVGGRRHPERLELSDEELIDQVYADISQLIEMPEPPIFAQVLRPEHGIPQMEMGHPELLQWRSRVEDENQGLHICGFGWDGIGMNDMIKAASNTVVAIQAGGVRTAAEAKVKPVYF; this is encoded by the coding sequence ATGGATGGTTTTTATGATGTTGTCATTATAGGTGGCGGTTTATCCGGACTCAGTACAGCCCATTTTGTGCAAAAACATATGTCGGAAGCAACTGTATGTATTCTGGAGAAAAGTACTCGAACTGGTGGTGCGGTTAAGAGCTTCAAGATGGAGGGGTTTCAGGGAGAATGGGGGCCCCATGGCTTTTTGGATAATACCCCTGAAAGTCAGGAGCTTCTCCGCGACACGGGCTTGTATGACGAAGCCCAAACCGCACCTCTTGGTGATTTCTACAGGTATGTTTGCCATCATGGTAAAATCACACGCTTGCCGCAAAGTTTAAAGACGGTTTTGCAGACCCCACTTGTCTCAACCCTGGCAAAGTTAAGAGTATTTGCCGATTTATGGAAAAAGCCTAAGGTCGAGGATCAGTCTATTGGGGATTGGGTTGCTTATCGATTTGGGAAGGAGCTTTTGCCTCTTGTTGATGCGGCTGTATCTGGAAGTTTTGCCGGTGATTATACCCGGCTGAGTATTGATGCGGTAATGCCAGGTGTCCGGAAACTTGAAATGGAGGTTGGATCTGTTTTGCGGGGGCTTATTCGCAAGAAGAAGGCCTCCTCGAAAAAGGCAAAACTTGGCAGACTCCCATCAATGATCAATTTCCCTGAGGGTATGGGGAAATTGATTGAGGTTCTGACTGCTGATAAGCACATTGAGTATAAAACCCTGGTTCAAGGTATCAAAAAAAACGAACGCTGGGAAATTAAGACCGACAGAGGAAGTTTTTTTGCCAACGACCTTGTGATAGCCTTACCAGTTAACCAGGCCTTACAGCTTTTGACACCCTTGAAAGTACCTCCGGTATCCTGTATTCCTGTCTCAAAAATAATTAACGTAGTGATGGGCTTTACTGATTCCGCCAAGGTTCCTTACGGGTTTGGCTATTTGGCTCCTGAGAGGGAGAACCGCTTTACACTTGGGGCAATGTTTACCTCTCATATGTTCCCTGATCGAGCGCCTGCCGGGAAAGTTCTTATTGAGGCTCTGGTCGGAGGCCGGCGGCACCCCGAAAGGCTTGAACTGTCCGATGAGGAACTGATTGACCAAGTCTATGCTGATATCAGTCAGCTGATCGAAATGCCTGAACCTCCTATATTTGCGCAGGTTCTTCGTCCTGAGCATGGTATCCCGCAGATGGAAATGGGGCATCCGGAACTATTGCAATGGCGTAGCCGTGTTGAAGATGAAAATCAGGGGCTGCACATTTGCGGGTTTGGCTGGGACGGTATTGGGATGAACGACATGATAAAAGCAGCCAGTAATACAGTAGTTGCGATACAGGCTGGTGGAGTCAGGACGGCGGCTGAGGCGAAGGTAAAGCCGGTCTATTTTTGA
- the dnaA gene encoding chromosomal replication initiator protein DnaA yields MNWELINNKLSTTLSKDIHDLWIKPIKCQQFDEKTIELAGPDRFFCSWVAENFLADIKMAASDCDCHNQEIKFTVYSNPTSSESGVTTPNTPKGQLRLPSIPKSTTFIRSLNPRYVFDEFIVGKSNEVAYSACNALAQGDTSFGRCLYINSATGLGKSHLTHAVAHHILEHKPGTRLNYLTAQQLTAEMVRSIQGKSMDSFKEKYQSSDILLMEDMQSLTGKTKTQEELSLLFDVLLETGKTVIFTGAQPPRNFTNVDPGVQSRLSSGLVTTISEPDLQTRVLIVDKKAKNLNLNLTEELCGYIAEQIIGDIRQVRSALIGLKAKSNLRRMSPDMDMVKEVLVDIIVRHQALTPELIRDFIADQYNLTPQDLQSKSRKKELTFPRQVSMYFARKYTEKALIEIGKAFNRDHSTVVHSIRVITDAINRSNSTKGQIALLDNKFNKQFLSF; encoded by the coding sequence ATGAATTGGGAATTAATAAACAACAAGCTTTCAACAACTTTGTCCAAGGATATACACGATCTTTGGATTAAGCCTATTAAGTGTCAGCAATTTGATGAAAAAACTATCGAATTGGCCGGCCCTGATCGCTTTTTTTGTTCCTGGGTAGCAGAAAACTTCCTGGCGGATATTAAGATGGCTGCTTCAGACTGTGACTGCCACAATCAAGAAATAAAATTCACAGTCTACTCAAACCCCACATCATCGGAATCAGGCGTTACTACGCCCAACACCCCGAAAGGGCAACTTCGCTTGCCGAGCATACCAAAATCAACGACATTTATACGCTCATTAAACCCACGGTATGTTTTTGATGAGTTCATAGTTGGGAAAAGCAACGAAGTTGCTTACTCCGCCTGCAATGCCCTGGCACAAGGTGACACATCGTTCGGCCGCTGCCTATACATTAACTCAGCAACCGGCCTTGGCAAAAGCCACCTTACCCATGCAGTTGCTCATCATATCCTGGAGCACAAACCGGGAACACGATTAAACTACCTCACAGCTCAACAACTTACAGCTGAAATGGTTCGTTCAATTCAAGGCAAAAGCATGGATTCCTTTAAAGAAAAATATCAAAGCAGTGATATACTTCTTATGGAAGATATGCAGTCATTAACTGGCAAGACAAAAACCCAGGAAGAGTTAAGTCTGCTGTTTGATGTGCTTCTGGAAACGGGCAAAACCGTTATCTTCACAGGTGCCCAACCCCCTCGCAATTTTACTAACGTTGACCCAGGCGTTCAGTCACGGTTGTCTTCTGGCCTTGTCACTACCATTAGCGAGCCCGATCTGCAGACAAGAGTTCTTATTGTCGACAAGAAAGCAAAAAATTTGAATCTTAATCTCACTGAAGAGCTTTGCGGTTACATTGCCGAGCAAATCATTGGAGATATCCGACAAGTTCGCAGTGCCCTCATTGGCTTGAAGGCCAAGTCAAACCTACGCCGAATGTCGCCAGATATGGATATGGTCAAGGAGGTTTTAGTCGATATTATTGTTCGTCATCAAGCTTTGACCCCGGAACTGATTAGAGATTTTATTGCTGACCAGTACAACCTCACGCCCCAGGATCTTCAGTCAAAGTCTCGAAAAAAAGAACTTACTTTCCCCCGTCAGGTCTCAATGTACTTTGCGAGAAAATACACAGAAAAAGCCTTAATTGAGATTGGCAAGGCTTTCAATCGCGACCACTCTACAGTAGTCCACTCCATACGCGTGATAACTGATGCGATTAACAGAAGCAACAGCACCAAAGGACAGATTGCACTGCTTGACAACAAGTTCAACAAACAATTTTTAAGTTTTTAG
- the cobC gene encoding alpha-ribazole phosphatase, whose translation MKKLFLVRHAETGDQYKGRYLGSTDVPISEGGFLQAEQLAERLSAQTINSCYCSPMRRCRQTTDIITRKISCDVTVDNQLVEIDFGRWEGATFTEICASDPEMVDQWCANFGEFTFPGGESSQHFYERVAGALDRLLACEEESVMLVAHGGVIRLMLCLLLGLNFDKYLLFNVKPATYAKLDIYDKQAVLSGFNL comes from the coding sequence TTGAAAAAACTTTTCTTAGTTCGACACGCTGAAACTGGCGATCAGTACAAGGGCAGGTATCTTGGTTCCACAGATGTACCTATTAGTGAGGGCGGTTTTTTGCAGGCAGAGCAGTTGGCTGAAAGACTTTCTGCGCAGACAATCAACTCGTGTTATTGTAGTCCGATGCGGCGATGTCGTCAGACGACTGATATAATTACCCGGAAAATCAGTTGTGACGTCACTGTAGATAATCAGTTGGTTGAGATAGATTTCGGGCGTTGGGAAGGGGCGACCTTTACTGAGATCTGCGCCAGTGATCCCGAAATGGTTGACCAATGGTGTGCCAATTTTGGGGAATTCACATTCCCGGGCGGAGAGAGTAGCCAGCATTTTTATGAGAGGGTGGCTGGTGCGCTTGACAGGCTTCTGGCCTGCGAGGAGGAGTCCGTCATGCTTGTAGCTCATGGTGGGGTTATACGATTAATGCTTTGTCTGTTGCTGGGTTTGAATTTTGACAAATACCTGCTCTTTAATGTTAAGCCTGCGACATATGCGAAGTTGGATATTTACGATAAACAAGCTGTTCTTTCCGGTTTTAATCTTTAG
- the cobU gene encoding bifunctional adenosylcobinamide kinase/adenosylcobinamide-phosphate guanylyltransferase codes for MGKSNFIVGGARSGKSDFALELAEKIGSSDKYFLATCPAYTHSDAEMAARIYKHKEGRQGRGWTTIEEELDLCQALQELPENAIVLIDCMTLWVSNLLHAQGAGGVDEKMVEQHIERLFELCSKRSGAVVMVSGEVGCSVVPENALARSFRDLVGRCNQTVGRLADSVFMVSCGIAIQIKG; via the coding sequence ATGGGTAAAAGTAATTTTATTGTGGGCGGGGCTCGTAGTGGTAAGAGTGATTTTGCCCTGGAGTTAGCAGAAAAGATCGGTTCTTCTGATAAATATTTTCTGGCAACCTGTCCGGCCTATACTCATTCGGATGCTGAGATGGCGGCTCGAATATATAAACATAAAGAGGGCCGCCAAGGTCGAGGGTGGACTACGATTGAAGAAGAGCTTGATCTTTGTCAGGCCTTACAGGAGTTACCAGAAAATGCGATTGTGCTCATCGATTGTATGACCTTATGGGTTAGTAATCTGCTTCATGCTCAGGGCGCAGGCGGTGTTGATGAAAAAATGGTTGAGCAGCATATTGAAAGATTGTTTGAGCTTTGCAGCAAACGATCAGGGGCAGTGGTGATGGTTAGTGGCGAAGTGGGCTGTAGCGTTGTTCCTGAGAATGCACTTGCTCGAAGTTTTCGAGATTTGGTGGGGCGCTGCAACCAGACAGTTGGACGATTAGCCGACAGTGTGTTTATGGTAAGCTGTGGGATTGCAATACAGATTAAAGGATAG
- the cobT gene encoding nicotinate-nucleotide--dimethylbenzimidazole phosphoribosyltransferase encodes MRVLTATIEQISVQSDEWRQKAKARLDQLALPHWALGRLMDLALDLAGQTMSMRPDIRRKAVITMAGDHGVAVEGVSKFPQNVTPQMVANFVNGGAGINALARQAGADVIVVDMGVAADLSGLVKAGKIIDKKIAFGTANMAKGPAMSREQAVQSIEAGIDVINSYKDTYDLFGTGDMGIANTTPSAAIVAVLAGASVEEVTGRGTGLNDEQLVLKIKVIKESLRLNKPDAADGIDVLAKVGGFEIGGIAGLILAAAAERKPIVIDGFISTAGALIAQSIAPHVTDYIIAAHRSVEPGHRIMQQHLGCEPLLDLNMRLGEGTGAALAMPILDAAVRVLTEVSTFEEAAVALADK; translated from the coding sequence ATGAGAGTACTGACAGCAACGATTGAGCAGATATCTGTACAAAGTGATGAGTGGCGGCAGAAGGCTAAGGCACGGTTAGATCAATTGGCTTTGCCACATTGGGCCTTGGGCCGACTGATGGATTTGGCACTTGATCTTGCTGGGCAAACCATGAGTATGCGGCCGGATATAAGACGCAAGGCGGTTATTACTATGGCAGGAGACCATGGTGTTGCAGTAGAGGGGGTAAGTAAATTCCCTCAGAATGTGACACCTCAGATGGTTGCTAATTTTGTGAATGGTGGGGCTGGTATAAACGCCTTGGCTCGACAGGCGGGAGCTGATGTCATCGTTGTGGATATGGGGGTTGCAGCAGATCTTTCCGGCCTCGTGAAGGCTGGCAAAATTATTGATAAAAAAATAGCTTTTGGGACTGCAAATATGGCAAAAGGCCCGGCTATGAGCCGTGAGCAAGCTGTCCAGTCAATTGAGGCAGGCATTGATGTGATCAACAGTTATAAAGATACCTATGATCTGTTTGGTACAGGTGATATGGGGATTGCCAATACCACGCCAAGTGCCGCTATTGTAGCTGTCCTGGCAGGGGCTTCTGTCGAAGAGGTAACTGGACGAGGAACGGGTTTAAATGATGAACAGCTCGTCTTGAAGATCAAGGTGATTAAAGAGTCTTTACGGCTTAATAAGCCGGATGCTGCTGATGGCATAGATGTGTTGGCCAAGGTTGGCGGGTTTGAGATTGGTGGAATTGCCGGATTGATTCTTGCTGCTGCGGCAGAGCGTAAACCGATTGTGATTGATGGATTTATTTCAACTGCCGGGGCCTTAATTGCCCAAAGCATTGCCCCCCATGTAACTGATTACATTATTGCCGCCCACAGAAGTGTGGAGCCGGGCCACAGAATCATGCAGCAGCATCTTGGCTGTGAGCCGCTCCTGGATTTAAATATGCGCTTAGGTGAGGGCACTGGTGCCGCACTGGCAATGCCCATTCTTGATGCCGCGGTTCGTGTGCTGACGGAGGTGTCAACCTTTGAAGAAGCGGCTGTTGCACTTGCAGATAAGTAA
- the cobS gene encoding adenosylcobinamide-GDP ribazoletransferase, producing the protein MKNFCAALRFLTSVPVPGSCLHDDLGKTVVWFPVVGVVIGVVVACSGWLLYDLLPPMLASVAVVFILMAITGGFHLDGLADCADGFFSARPREQVLEIMRDSRVGGMGVIALIFILLFKISALAAMDQGRAIAALFLMPVAGRSLMVVKMAIFTYVRREGIASPFLGDRQRLKTASYISLGILYSACWFTAGMSGLFAGAGTIMCVGLFGFYCKQKIGGITGDTLGAASELAEAAMAVGLALTISG; encoded by the coding sequence ATGAAAAATTTTTGTGCAGCGTTGCGATTTCTTACAAGTGTACCCGTCCCAGGGAGTTGTTTACATGATGATCTCGGGAAAACCGTGGTCTGGTTTCCTGTGGTTGGGGTTGTGATTGGAGTTGTTGTCGCATGTTCAGGTTGGTTGCTGTACGATCTTTTGCCACCAATGCTGGCGTCTGTTGCTGTGGTTTTCATCCTCATGGCCATTACTGGAGGCTTTCATCTTGATGGTTTGGCCGATTGTGCTGATGGATTTTTTAGCGCAAGGCCCAGAGAGCAGGTTTTAGAGATTATGCGGGACAGCCGGGTTGGTGGTATGGGTGTTATAGCCCTTATCTTCATTTTGTTGTTCAAGATATCGGCCCTGGCCGCAATGGATCAAGGGCGAGCCATTGCAGCACTGTTTCTTATGCCTGTTGCCGGTCGTTCGCTTATGGTGGTAAAAATGGCGATATTTACCTACGTACGACGAGAGGGCATTGCTTCACCCTTTTTGGGTGATCGCCAACGTCTTAAAACCGCCTCCTATATCTCTCTTGGAATTTTGTACTCTGCCTGTTGGTTTACCGCCGGAATGTCGGGCCTTTTTGCTGGAGCTGGCACTATTATGTGTGTCGGATTGTTTGGTTTTTATTGCAAACAAAAAATTGGCGGTATTACAGGTGATACCCTTGGAGCGGCCAGTGAACTGGCCGAAGCTGCTATGGCCGTGGGCCTGGCTTTAACGATTTCCGGCTGA